One Spirochaeta africana DSM 8902 genomic window carries:
- a CDS encoding MMPL family transporter, which translates to MRKKHMITAWLAEAAITRRKLVFLVFGLLLIGSLGLSRNLGVVFEPEQLLGGGNPVARQYFAIEEAFGQAQTMMVVVSGSDREAMIAAAHETVARVRASDELNPLFTSINLESDASYPLQWGLMLADEIADIEDTQRLLEQRSVLGFLTTLNDTIEEVVLDNEEQFVTNQDQWAGLAALGGFERITLTLQDALADGDAAAGGNTARAETASRSLIEAMFAGEQYNWNPNQDMLTMTFLPSFDVLDLDALNTAVKGVDAIAQQVDAEMPGVSLGVGGELAWGVARHEGAGADTLYPTLVALGLIVVLFFFSFTRVRKMLLALVALVCGIILTMGAITITVGHVSLITSIFAVILMGLGIDFGIHLVSNYDDFRLQGLEPADAMRKAMVAGGTPIMLGGITTAVAFFSLILASAPAIKEFGIVAGMGVIITLITMLLLFPALLMSFGGKGELKRARWRPMINFSFMGKLGEGIDAHPYIAILLAVVLTVGAIFTIPRNVIDFDPMNNSPRSHPYTQTLQQVIDGMEVSPFISFSVTDDVEEARRLSEAFRRNPLVARVVSVADFLPPADEIPARLERIAAGGPAGPLGSRDAADLDTPEGQQAVRTTEHVELLAQELQRLEWNVIEFGDLAVAGMGEDNLVVRRRDAMIREILGAEVGSPGREVFQNAIAAITADPQTSAVRLAALDTAFAGQMRQQQGHMMVDRAPTSADLPDEYRSSLVSRDGSQFLITVVPTAETQDSSDTIYEFMTTLNAVDDGLTGSIPLYVALVDELFSEAAQAAVWVMLAVFILLFLIFRHISHVLLAFVMVILGIVWMFGILPLTGTHLALTAGLVFPLLIGIGTDDAMHILHRYNHEGGQIVPALRYSGKAVLLTTITTMLAFGSLAVVGEMATIAAIGWLLFVGFGTCFIATVVVLPACLSIGRRITGGKK; encoded by the coding sequence ATGCGTAAAAAACACATGATTACTGCCTGGTTGGCCGAGGCGGCCATTACCAGGCGCAAGCTGGTTTTTCTGGTGTTCGGTCTGTTACTGATTGGCAGTCTGGGACTGAGTCGTAATCTTGGGGTGGTGTTTGAACCCGAACAGCTTCTCGGTGGCGGGAATCCTGTTGCCCGGCAGTATTTCGCCATCGAAGAAGCCTTTGGCCAGGCACAGACCATGATGGTTGTGGTCAGCGGAAGTGATCGCGAGGCGATGATCGCTGCAGCCCACGAAACGGTAGCCAGGGTTCGTGCCAGTGACGAGCTGAATCCCCTGTTTACCTCGATCAATCTGGAAAGCGATGCATCGTATCCGCTGCAATGGGGATTGATGCTGGCCGACGAGATTGCAGACATAGAAGACACCCAGCGTCTGCTGGAACAGCGCAGCGTACTGGGGTTTCTGACAACCCTTAACGACACCATAGAAGAGGTGGTGCTGGATAACGAGGAGCAGTTTGTTACCAATCAGGACCAGTGGGCCGGACTGGCCGCCCTGGGTGGTTTTGAGCGGATAACCCTGACCCTGCAGGACGCCCTGGCTGATGGCGATGCTGCGGCTGGCGGGAATACCGCCAGGGCAGAAACCGCATCCCGTTCCCTTATCGAGGCGATGTTTGCCGGTGAGCAGTACAACTGGAATCCCAATCAGGACATGCTTACCATGACCTTTCTGCCGTCATTCGATGTCCTGGACCTGGATGCCCTGAACACCGCAGTGAAGGGGGTAGATGCAATCGCCCAACAGGTCGATGCCGAGATGCCGGGTGTCAGTCTGGGTGTCGGTGGAGAACTGGCCTGGGGGGTAGCGCGTCACGAAGGAGCTGGTGCCGATACCTTGTACCCGACTTTAGTTGCCCTCGGCCTGATTGTGGTGCTGTTCTTTTTCAGCTTTACCCGGGTGCGCAAGATGCTGCTGGCGCTGGTTGCACTGGTCTGCGGGATTATCCTGACTATGGGGGCGATTACCATCACCGTCGGCCATGTGTCTTTGATTACCTCGATCTTTGCGGTAATCCTGATGGGACTGGGAATCGATTTCGGGATTCACCTGGTCAGCAACTACGATGACTTCCGACTGCAGGGGCTGGAACCGGCAGATGCCATGCGCAAGGCAATGGTAGCCGGCGGTACTCCGATCATGCTGGGCGGGATAACCACTGCCGTAGCCTTTTTCTCGCTGATTCTTGCAAGTGCCCCGGCCATCAAGGAGTTCGGGATCGTAGCCGGGATGGGGGTAATCATCACCCTGATTACCATGCTGCTGCTGTTTCCGGCTCTGCTGATGTCCTTCGGCGGCAAGGGTGAGCTGAAGCGCGCCCGCTGGCGGCCGATGATCAATTTCTCGTTTATGGGTAAGCTGGGCGAGGGGATCGATGCCCACCCGTATATCGCAATCCTGCTGGCCGTAGTCCTGACAGTTGGCGCGATATTTACCATACCCCGCAATGTGATCGACTTCGATCCCATGAACAACTCGCCGCGCAGCCATCCCTATACCCAGACCCTGCAGCAGGTAATTGACGGGATGGAGGTGTCCCCGTTTATCTCGTTCTCGGTCACCGATGATGTGGAGGAAGCTCGCCGCCTGTCCGAGGCCTTCCGCCGCAATCCACTGGTCGCCAGGGTTGTGTCGGTTGCAGATTTTCTGCCGCCAGCTGATGAAATCCCGGCTCGACTGGAGAGGATTGCCGCCGGTGGACCGGCTGGGCCGCTTGGGAGTCGGGATGCTGCCGATCTGGATACCCCGGAGGGACAGCAGGCAGTACGCACCACCGAGCATGTGGAACTGTTGGCACAGGAGCTGCAGCGGCTGGAGTGGAACGTGATCGAGTTTGGCGACCTGGCGGTAGCCGGGATGGGCGAGGATAACCTGGTTGTCCGGCGTCGGGACGCCATGATACGCGAGATTCTGGGTGCCGAGGTCGGCAGCCCGGGACGCGAGGTGTTTCAGAACGCGATTGCAGCCATAACTGCCGATCCGCAGACCTCAGCAGTACGACTGGCAGCCCTGGATACCGCATTTGCCGGGCAGATGCGCCAGCAGCAGGGCCACATGATGGTGGATCGCGCTCCGACATCGGCAGATCTGCCGGATGAGTATCGCAGTTCGCTGGTATCGCGGGACGGCAGCCAGTTCCTGATTACGGTGGTACCGACCGCAGAAACCCAGGACAGCAGCGACACCATCTATGAGTTTATGACCACCCTGAACGCGGTTGATGACGGGCTTACCGGGTCGATCCCGCTGTACGTTGCCCTGGTAGATGAGCTGTTCAGCGAGGCTGCCCAGGCGGCGGTATGGGTGATGCTGGCGGTGTTTATCCTGTTGTTCCTGATATTCCGCCATATCTCCCATGTGCTGTTGGCATTCGTTATGGTCATTCTGGGTATTGTCTGGATGTTCGGGATCCTGCCGCTCACGGGAACGCACCTGGCGCTGACTGCCGGGCTGGTATTCCCGCTGCTGATCGGTATCGGAACCGATGATGCAATGCATATCCTGCACCGCTACAACCACGAGGGGGGGCAGATCGTGCCGGCACTGCGCTACAGCGGCAAGGCTGTTCTGCTGACCACCATTACCACCATGCTGGCCTTCGGTTCACTGGCGGTGGTTGGCGAGATGGCCACGATTGCAGCGATTGGCTGGCTGCTGTTTGTCGGATTCGGTACCTGTTTTATCGCAACAGTAGTGGTACTGCCGGCCTGCCTGAGTATCGGTCGCAGAATTACTGGAGGAAAAAAATGA
- a CDS encoding helix-turn-helix domain-containing protein produces the protein MITDIDVLLHPARLLIIQTLLQQPGLSTGDLCARLPRLSQASLYRHLRTLRDAAVVQAEDGTSDKGHREKKYRVTPGADSLDPDAFMQLGHEGRMAAFMQFLAQLQTAFSEWSGSGDADLVSDGVGFRQAMLWLSDSEFTGMMAELRALYDRYLGYDSTPERRLRSISTIVLPRSYGPNYAK, from the coding sequence ATGATAACGGATATTGACGTACTGCTGCATCCAGCTCGCCTGCTGATAATCCAGACCTTGCTACAGCAGCCAGGCCTGAGCACAGGTGATCTGTGTGCCCGGCTGCCCAGGCTGTCACAGGCCAGTCTCTATCGTCATCTGCGCACCCTGCGTGATGCTGCCGTGGTGCAGGCGGAAGACGGCACCAGCGATAAAGGGCACCGCGAGAAGAAATATCGGGTTACTCCGGGCGCTGACAGTCTGGACCCGGATGCATTCATGCAGTTAGGGCACGAGGGAAGGATGGCGGCATTCATGCAGTTCCTGGCTCAGCTGCAGACTGCATTCAGTGAGTGGTCGGGATCCGGGGATGCAGATCTGGTCAGCGACGGTGTCGGCTTCCGTCAGGCGATGCTGTGGCTGAGTGACAGCGAGTTCACGGGAATGATGGCCGAGCTACGCGCTTTGTATGACCGGTACTTGGGCTACGACAGTACTCCTGAACGACGTCTGCGCAGCATCAGTACTATAGTGCTGCCACGCAGCTATGGACCGAACTATGCGAAATAA
- a CDS encoding outer membrane lipoprotein-sorting protein produces the protein MNKTTQTRPEPAVKWSRVLIGITLFLAATLCVAADAPAAADIMARVDEQRGPETARSRMTMRIYRSLDASNHDREIRLLSYARGTTDSLIEFVAPRSIAGLRVLELDGAVRVFFPSTGRVRNIGASGRSGSVGGVGGDFSYEDMGGSGFTQDYHRFELQETRGDRWLVVGLPTNPDSQYSRLVFHIDRERYVPLQIDYFEGDAQVKRLEAADIQRTSGRYVATRLTMFNLKEDSRTEIRLHDVEWDVPLSEDMFHPNRFHR, from the coding sequence ATGAACAAGACAACACAAACCAGACCTGAACCGGCGGTAAAATGGAGCCGTGTATTAATCGGGATCACCTTGTTTCTGGCAGCGACGCTTTGCGTCGCTGCCGATGCACCCGCCGCAGCAGATATCATGGCGCGGGTAGATGAACAGCGTGGGCCGGAAACCGCGCGCAGCCGCATGACCATGCGGATCTATCGCAGTCTGGACGCATCGAACCATGATCGTGAGATCCGGCTGCTGTCATATGCACGGGGCACTACCGATTCACTGATCGAGTTTGTCGCCCCGCGTTCGATTGCCGGACTGCGGGTGCTGGAGCTCGACGGGGCGGTACGGGTGTTCTTCCCCTCCACCGGACGGGTCAGGAATATCGGAGCTTCGGGCCGCAGCGGCTCTGTTGGCGGGGTCGGTGGGGACTTCTCGTACGAGGATATGGGCGGTAGCGGGTTTACCCAGGATTATCACCGGTTTGAACTGCAGGAAACCCGCGGCGACCGATGGTTGGTTGTCGGGCTGCCGACCAACCCCGACAGTCAGTACAGCAGGCTGGTATTTCACATCGATCGCGAACGCTACGTGCCGCTGCAGATCGACTACTTCGAGGGGGATGCCCAGGTCAAGCGGCTGGAGGCCGCCGACATCCAACGTACCAGTGGGCGGTATGTCGCAACGCGGCTGACCATGTTCAACCTGAAAGAAGACTCACGCACCGAGATCAGGCTGCACGATGTCGAATGGGATGTTCCGCTCAGCGAGGACATGTTTCACCCCAACCGGTTTCACCGATAG
- a CDS encoding SlyX family protein translates to METRVEQLESRLAFTEMSLEQLSEMVYQQQRTIDTLQQHIQRLEDKLRAEQEGKSAFLDNEPPPPHY, encoded by the coding sequence ATGGAAACGCGTGTAGAACAACTGGAAAGCCGGCTTGCATTTACCGAAATGAGCCTGGAACAACTCAGCGAGATGGTCTACCAGCAACAGAGGACAATCGACACCCTGCAGCAGCACATCCAGCGCCTGGAGGACAAACTCAGGGCAGAACAGGAGGGGAAGTCCGCCTTTCTGGACAACGAACCCCCACCTCCTCACTACTGA
- a CDS encoding sodium:solute symporter family transporter, translated as MSDKLQFGLFVGLFGLLLVVAGWYARRWVRDADDYLLAGRGIGTWLNTFGVAAIGFAGSSVALVPGMAVLYGFWPALLNQLTFSIFGLFVYGIVFAPIIRCSGAQTLPEWLELRFNQQVRLLITIGTVIGLTGIMANNVVSIAAVLTGYLEIPYPFAVSMIFVLFLTFSYAGGFWAITFTDFIQLLLGLVAVPVILYSLLHYFGSFTWVTVQSAAIWSTGSAGRLPILSPRFPSILTSILLFSSFLVWGNNYYWLRAASCRSEQAARRSFIAAGIVLATLIYLPLLLIGVFTSAGYPDLFAAADFTTAATVYGVFLRTVPAILASLLLLVPLAAGLSTATTAHIGATSVVIRDIYQRHLRPDLSARQLLLPSKITLLLLGLLVWILCFYPGGPLLLFAFANAWLGPPALLLLLGMFWPRFTPAAALWSASLSIAVMAVLTVLDLTGLFSIDNYMHVGIAGAIVSLVTGGIAMPFTRQKEYTGLGSWGSSTPTIGDAPADEVVLALIRHGYTSLAELVDICRIDSPLLHAAVARLEQQGLVRRHSRSGRGFYHFSLTSAGHAQPDSDAAARVLPPAVLRPELLLQGTDTHTGSGLLSLSDGEAVGLTSLQTAAAVRRLVAAGLLRETGFWRSSAVPTGTAYRTLAAPGKPAE; from the coding sequence ATGAGCGACAAATTGCAGTTCGGTCTCTTTGTTGGTCTGTTCGGACTGCTGTTGGTCGTTGCTGGCTGGTATGCGCGACGCTGGGTACGGGATGCGGATGATTACCTGCTTGCGGGTCGCGGAATTGGCACCTGGCTTAACACCTTCGGGGTAGCCGCCATCGGCTTTGCAGGATCCAGTGTTGCTCTGGTACCCGGGATGGCAGTACTGTATGGATTCTGGCCGGCACTGCTGAATCAGTTGACCTTCAGCATTTTCGGGCTTTTCGTCTACGGCATCGTGTTCGCGCCGATCATACGCTGCAGCGGCGCGCAAACCCTGCCGGAATGGCTGGAGCTGCGGTTCAACCAGCAGGTACGACTGCTGATCACCATCGGTACAGTGATCGGCCTGACCGGAATCATGGCAAACAATGTAGTTTCGATTGCCGCAGTCCTCACAGGATATCTCGAGATCCCGTACCCCTTTGCAGTTTCAATGATTTTTGTGCTGTTCCTGACCTTTTCCTACGCCGGGGGATTCTGGGCGATAACCTTTACCGACTTCATCCAGCTTCTGCTGGGCCTGGTAGCGGTACCGGTCATCCTCTATTCCCTCCTCCACTATTTCGGGTCGTTCACCTGGGTTACCGTGCAATCAGCAGCAATCTGGAGCACTGGATCAGCAGGACGATTGCCGATTTTGAGCCCACGCTTTCCCAGTATCCTGACTTCGATCCTGCTGTTTTCCAGCTTTCTGGTGTGGGGAAACAACTATTACTGGTTGCGTGCTGCATCCTGTCGCAGCGAACAGGCAGCCCGTCGGTCATTCATTGCTGCCGGCATAGTATTGGCTACCCTGATCTATCTACCGCTGCTGCTCATCGGCGTTTTCACCAGTGCAGGCTATCCCGATCTCTTTGCTGCGGCTGACTTTACCACCGCAGCAACAGTGTACGGGGTTTTTCTGCGAACCGTGCCCGCTATCCTGGCATCACTGCTGCTGCTGGTACCGCTGGCAGCGGGCCTGTCCACTGCGACAACCGCACATATTGGTGCCACCTCGGTAGTAATTCGTGACATCTACCAGCGACACCTGCGGCCCGACCTGTCGGCCCGTCAGCTGCTGCTGCCGTCAAAAATCACTCTGCTGCTGCTCGGCCTGCTGGTGTGGATTCTGTGTTTTTATCCCGGAGGCCCGCTACTGCTGTTTGCCTTTGCGAATGCCTGGCTGGGTCCGCCGGCGCTGCTCCTCTTGCTGGGGATGTTCTGGCCGCGTTTCACCCCCGCCGCCGCACTCTGGTCGGCAAGCCTGAGTATCGCCGTGATGGCAGTGCTGACCGTTCTGGATCTCACCGGCCTTTTTTCGATCGACAACTACATGCACGTCGGGATTGCTGGTGCGATTGTCAGCCTGGTGACCGGCGGTATCGCAATGCCTTTTACCCGGCAGAAGGAGTATACCGGTCTCGGTTCTTGGGGCAGCAGCACCCCGACTATAGGCGACGCCCCAGCTGACGAGGTAGTCCTCGCATTGATCAGGCATGGCTACACCAGTCTTGCAGAGCTGGTCGATATCTGCAGAATCGACAGCCCGCTATTGCATGCTGCAGTAGCCCGCCTTGAGCAGCAAGGGCTGGTTCGGCGGCACAGCCGTTCTGGACGCGGGTTTTATCACTTCAGCCTGACTTCGGCAGGACATGCACAGCCGGATTCTGATGCCGCTGCCAGGGTACTACCCCCAGCTGTACTCAGACCGGAGCTGCTGCTGCAAGGCACCGATACGCATACCGGTTCAGGCCTGCTGTCGCTCAGTGACGGTGAGGCTGTCGGACTCACCTCATTGCAAACAGCTGCGGCAGTGCGTAGGCTGGTTGCTGCCGGACTGCTTCGGGAAACCGGGTTCTGGAGAAGCTCCGCAGTACCAACCGGTACCGCTTACCGCACTCTCGCTGCTCCCGGGAAGCCTGCAGAATGA